The following proteins are encoded in a genomic region of Roseinatronobacter sp. S2:
- a CDS encoding metallophosphoesterase, giving the protein MARFLHLTDLHVVAPGTLCSGMLDTGAILRAGVDRILAQMPAIGPLDGVLVTGDVSEDGSAASYDLAVRELARFGLPVYAVPGNHDNRAAFRAAFGGAAWMPAAGAVDWVVDLPDTRMIGLDTLVEGQGAGRLQPDSLEFLTHALNGAGARAVVVALHHPPLRTGIRFMDNIGLENTEDLAAAIPANCGPLICVAGHVHGVYLGRIGAHRVVTAPSLCSAFALDRRPDARVGFLTGPTGYALLDTGPDDSWTAQPLFMGDGPFDF; this is encoded by the coding sequence ATGGCGCGTTTTCTGCACCTGACTGATTTGCATGTTGTGGCGCCGGGCACCTTGTGTTCCGGCATGCTGGATACCGGCGCGATTTTGCGCGCGGGCGTGGACCGCATTCTGGCGCAGATGCCCGCCATCGGCCCGCTGGACGGGGTTCTGGTGACTGGTGATGTCAGCGAGGATGGCAGTGCCGCAAGCTATGATCTGGCGGTTCGTGAACTGGCGCGGTTTGGTCTGCCTGTCTATGCCGTGCCGGGCAACCATGACAACCGCGCTGCATTTCGCGCGGCCTTCGGGGGGGCGGCATGGATGCCCGCTGCGGGGGCTGTTGACTGGGTTGTTGACTTGCCCGATACCCGCATGATCGGGCTTGATACGCTGGTCGAAGGGCAGGGCGCGGGGCGGTTGCAACCAGACAGTCTGGAATTTCTGACCCATGCGCTGAATGGCGCGGGCGCGCGCGCAGTGGTTGTGGCCCTTCATCACCCGCCCTTGCGGACAGGTATCCGGTTCATGGACAATATCGGGCTGGAAAATACCGAAGATCTGGCCGCCGCAATCCCCGCGAATTGTGGGCCGCTGATCTGTGTGGCAGGGCATGTGCATGGTGTATATCTGGGCCGGATCGGGGCGCACCGCGTTGTGACCGCGCCGTCCCTGTGCAGCGCATTCGCACTGGACAGGCGCCCTGATGCGCGGGTGGGTTTTCTGACCGGCCCGACGGGATACGCCCTTCTGGACACCGGACCTGACGACAGCTGGACGGCACAGCCGCTGTTCATGGGTGACGGCCCCTTTGACTTCTAG
- a CDS encoding Na/Pi cotransporter family protein: protein METSPILFILNMAGAAALLIWAVRLVRTGFERAFGGQLRLWLRRSTSNRVAAAASGAGAAVLLQSSTAVAMLMAGFVSAGAIGSMAGMAIVLGADLGSAVVALILNSRLEGITPILLLGGVLIFLRSSRRRLRQIGRIMIGLALVFLSLDLIRAASLPLVDSAGARGVMLYLANDPISAFLLAAAFAWLVHSSVAAVLLFATLAAQGALPPVAAFAMVLGANLGGAMIAVLLTLKSDVAVRRVIWANLVLRGGGAVLVLWAIVAGQIPVTLLGADAGAQALHLHLLFNAVLLAVCLPLVGPITRMTSVLVQDAPNPHAADLARTALDPTVQDQPSRAYACAVRELVDMGSRIETMTRQVIPLFESFDDVAAQKMQDALERVESRSLEVRIYLAKVRGREGDEDIGTRAFELSAIAMNLEAGADMIARKAVELARRKSLENLNFSADGWRELQDFHDVVLRNVQQGIAVLMSEDVGLARELVQEKEKVRNIARDLQSRHLERLRQGLAESIETSAIHLELLRAFKSLNTSFAMIGYPLLTKRGELLDSRLTGA, encoded by the coding sequence ATGGAAACCTCGCCCATTCTTTTTATTCTGAATATGGCCGGCGCGGCTGCGCTGCTGATATGGGCTGTGCGACTGGTGCGCACGGGGTTTGAACGCGCCTTTGGCGGGCAGTTGCGCCTGTGGTTGCGGCGGTCCACGTCAAACCGCGTGGCGGCTGCGGCCAGCGGGGCGGGGGCGGCGGTGCTGCTGCAAAGCTCCACGGCGGTGGCCATGCTGATGGCGGGTTTTGTGTCCGCGGGCGCGATTGGCAGCATGGCGGGTATGGCCATTGTGCTGGGGGCCGATCTGGGGTCGGCGGTGGTGGCGCTGATCCTGAATTCGCGGCTGGAGGGGATCACGCCAATTTTGCTGCTGGGCGGGGTGCTGATATTCCTGCGCAGTTCACGCAGGCGTTTGCGCCAGATCGGGCGCATCATGATCGGGCTGGCGCTGGTGTTCCTGTCGCTTGACCTGATCCGTGCGGCCAGCCTGCCGCTGGTGGACAGCGCAGGCGCGCGCGGTGTCATGCTGTATCTGGCCAATGATCCGATCAGTGCCTTTTTGCTGGCGGCAGCCTTTGCATGGCTGGTGCATTCCAGCGTTGCGGCCGTGCTGTTATTCGCGACATTGGCCGCGCAGGGGGCACTGCCGCCCGTTGCGGCTTTTGCCATGGTTCTGGGGGCCAATCTGGGCGGGGCCATGATTGCGGTGTTGCTGACGCTGAAATCGGATGTTGCTGTGCGCAGGGTGATCTGGGCCAATCTGGTGTTGCGTGGTGGCGGTGCGGTCTTGGTTCTATGGGCCATCGTCGCGGGGCAGATTCCTGTCACCCTGTTGGGCGCGGATGCCGGTGCGCAGGCGTTGCATCTGCATTTGCTGTTCAACGCCGTTTTGCTGGCGGTGTGCCTGCCGCTGGTGGGGCCGATCACGCGCATGACATCCGTGCTGGTTCAGGATGCGCCCAACCCCCATGCCGCCGATCTTGCGCGAACCGCGCTTGACCCGACGGTGCAGGATCAGCCCAGCCGCGCATATGCCTGTGCCGTGCGCGAACTGGTGGATATGGGCAGCCGTATTGAAACCATGACGCGGCAGGTCATCCCCCTGTTCGAGAGTTTTGACGACGTGGCCGCGCAGAAAATGCAGGACGCGCTGGAGCGTGTGGAAAGCCGGTCGCTGGAGGTGCGGATCTATCTTGCCAAGGTGCGTGGCCGCGAGGGCGACGAGGATATCGGCACGCGCGCATTCGAGTTGTCCGCAATCGCCATGAACCTGGAGGCGGGCGCCGACATGATTGCCCGCAAGGCCGTTGAACTGGCGCGCCGGAAATCACTGGAAAACCTTAACTTTTCCGCCGATGGCTGGCGGGAGTTGCAGGATTTTCATGATGTCGTGCTGCGCAACGTCCAGCAGGGTATTGCTGTTTTGATGTCCGAAGATGTGGGCCTTGCCCGCGAATTGGTCCAAGAAAAGGAAAAGGTGCGCAACATCGCGCGCGACCTGCAATCGCGCCATCTGGAACGCCTGCGTCAGGGGTTGGCGGAATCGATCGAGACAAGCGCGATCCACCTTGAACTTCTGCGGGCCTTCAAATCATTGAACACGTCATTTGCGATGATCGGCTACCCGTTGCTGACCAAGCGCGGAGAGTTGCTGGACAGCCGGCTGACCGGCGCGTAA
- a CDS encoding carbohydrate ABC transporter permease, with protein MAPKRSFRPRLTLALDTFAAWTLAIVWIAPLLFAVWAAFHSTSDAVNFNLAGAWTLDNFRTAWNGAPWMRYFFNTFLLVSVVLAGQLVVTTLAGYAFAQFQFPGRDVLFIIVLLQLFILPEVLIVENYAMVSRLGMFDTVFGIGTPYWASAFGIFLMRQAFKSVPKELDEAARIEGCSWFGVLWRVYVPSAKPTYLAYALVSVSTHWNNFLWPLIVTNSETTRPLTVGLSLFGAPESGVNISVISAATIMSVAPLLIAFLLFQRQFVQAFLRAGIK; from the coding sequence ATGGCCCCCAAGCGCAGCTTCCGGCCCCGCCTGACACTGGCGCTGGACACGTTCGCGGCGTGGACCCTGGCCATCGTATGGATTGCACCGCTGCTGTTTGCCGTGTGGGCGGCGTTCCATTCTACGTCGGATGCCGTGAATTTCAACCTTGCAGGCGCATGGACGCTGGACAACTTTCGCACCGCGTGGAACGGCGCGCCGTGGATGCGCTATTTCTTCAACACCTTTTTGCTGGTCAGCGTGGTTCTGGCGGGGCAGTTGGTGGTGACCACGCTGGCAGGTTATGCGTTTGCACAGTTCCAGTTTCCGGGGCGTGATGTGCTGTTCATCATTGTGCTGTTGCAGCTTTTCATCCTGCCAGAGGTGCTGATCGTCGAGAATTACGCCATGGTGTCACGGCTGGGCATGTTCGATACGGTCTTCGGGATCGGCACACCCTATTGGGCCAGCGCTTTCGGCATTTTCCTGATGCGGCAGGCGTTCAAAAGTGTGCCCAAAGAACTGGATGAAGCCGCGCGCATAGAAGGGTGCAGCTGGTTCGGTGTGCTGTGGCGCGTCTATGTGCCCTCGGCCAAACCCACATATCTGGCCTATGCGCTGGTGTCGGTGTCCACGCATTGGAACAACTTCCTGTGGCCGCTTATCGTCACCAATTCCGAAACCACACGACCGCTGACCGTCGGGTTGTCCCTGTTTGGCGCGCCCGAAAGCGGGGTGAATATTTCGGTTATTTCAGCCGCAACCATCATGTCGGTTGCGCCGCTGCTGATCGCGTTTTTGCTGTTCCAGCGCCAGTTTGTGCAGGCATTCCTGCGCGCGGGGATCAAATAA
- the pstB gene encoding phosphate ABC transporter ATP-binding protein PstB — translation MNDIIEFEPTSYHVKKSTDGPALDITDFNLWYGEAQALFDCNLEIQKGQVTALIGPSGCGKSTLLRCLNRMNDLVDGLRIQGKITVDGFDIYAKGVDVIALRKRMGMVFQKPNPFAMSIYDNITYPLRVDGITKRSILDETVERALQQSALWKEVKDRLQESALGLSGGQQQRLCIARAVASDPEVLLMDEPCSALDPIATARIEELIEELKGTYSIVMVTHSMAQAARVSDNTAFMYLGRLIEYGDTDTIFTNPQKSRTNDYVTGRFG, via the coding sequence ATGAATGACATCATAGAATTCGAACCCACATCCTACCACGTCAAGAAGTCCACTGACGGCCCCGCGCTGGATATCACTGATTTCAACCTGTGGTATGGCGAAGCGCAGGCCCTGTTCGATTGCAATCTGGAAATCCAGAAAGGGCAGGTCACCGCGCTGATCGGGCCATCGGGTTGCGGCAAATCCACGCTGTTGCGCTGTCTGAACCGGATGAACGACCTTGTCGACGGGTTGCGCATTCAAGGTAAAATCACCGTGGACGGTTTTGACATTTACGCCAAAGGTGTTGATGTGATTGCGCTGCGCAAACGCATGGGCATGGTGTTCCAGAAACCCAACCCCTTTGCCATGTCGATCTATGACAACATCACCTATCCGCTGCGGGTGGATGGTATCACCAAACGGTCCATTCTTGATGAAACCGTGGAACGCGCGCTGCAACAGTCCGCCCTGTGGAAAGAGGTCAAGGACCGCTTGCAAGAAAGCGCCCTTGGCCTGTCGGGCGGGCAGCAACAGCGCCTGTGCATCGCGCGCGCGGTCGCATCGGACCCCGAAGTGTTGTTGATGGATGAACCTTGTTCCGCCCTTGACCCCATCGCCACCGCCCGCATCGAGGAACTGATTGAAGAGTTGAAGGGCACCTATTCCATTGTGATGGTCACGCATTCGATGGCACAGGCCGCGCGGGTTTCCGACAACACGGCGTTTATGTATCTGGGGCGCCTGATTGAATATGGTGACACTGACACAATCTTCACCAACCCGCAGAAATCGCGCACGAATGACTATGTAACCGGCCGGTTCGGATAA
- a CDS encoding carbohydrate ABC transporter permease codes for MNDLARYERRRRIMYGWMLLSPALILLSLFAFIPSAMTFWSSLFSRGTRRNPSEFVGAGNYDLLFADPTFAKVVVNNLIYAGVTIPVSIIIALAMALWANSKIPARGFVRTAFFTPTILPMIAAANIWLFFYTPGLGVLDQIGALFGFGPVNWLGRPETALWAVIIVTIWKEAGFFMIFYLAALQTIPPDLKEAADIEGASRWTYTRRIVLPLLMPTTIFVAVNALINSVKLIDHLFILTKGGPSDASKLVLYYIWELAFSYFDRPQAAALTVMVLAVLGVTAAIKFIILDRRTHYQ; via the coding sequence ATGAATGATCTTGCAAGATACGAGCGCCGCCGCCGCATCATGTATGGCTGGATGCTGCTGTCACCTGCGCTGATCTTGTTGTCGTTGTTTGCCTTCATCCCGTCGGCAATGACCTTCTGGTCAAGCCTGTTTTCGCGCGGAACACGGCGCAACCCGTCCGAATTTGTGGGCGCGGGCAATTATGACCTGCTGTTTGCCGACCCGACATTTGCCAAGGTTGTGGTCAACAACCTGATCTATGCGGGCGTGACGATACCTGTGTCGATCATCATCGCGCTGGCGATGGCGCTATGGGCGAATTCGAAAATTCCCGCGCGTGGTTTCGTGCGCACCGCCTTTTTCACGCCGACAATCCTGCCAATGATTGCTGCGGCAAATATCTGGCTGTTTTTCTATACGCCGGGCCTTGGGGTGCTGGACCAGATTGGCGCGCTGTTCGGGTTCGGGCCGGTCAACTGGCTGGGGCGCCCTGAAACCGCGCTTTGGGCCGTGATCATCGTGACCATCTGGAAAGAAGCCGGTTTCTTCATGATTTTCTATCTGGCCGCGCTGCAAACCATACCGCCGGACCTGAAAGAAGCCGCCGATATCGAAGGGGCCAGCCGCTGGACCTATACCCGCCGGATTGTCCTGCCACTGCTGATGCCGACGACAATCTTCGTGGCCGTCAATGCCCTGATCAATTCCGTCAAGCTGATTGACCATTTGTTCATATTGACCAAGGGCGGGCCGTCGGATGCGTCGAAACTGGTGCTGTATTACATCTGGGAACTGGCGTTTTCCTATTTTGACAGGCCGCAGGCGGCGGCGCTGACCGTGATGGTGCTGGCCGTGCTGGGGGTTACAGCGGCGATCAAGTTCATCATTCTGGACCGCAGGACACATTACCAATGA
- a CDS encoding HAD-IIA family hydrolase, with amino-acid sequence MDNVASIFDRYETVRHRMPKARFGATTKAVDSLLDIAPDADAFVFDAYGVLNIGETPIAGAAQRIEQLRAAGKAIRILSNAASYTHDAATEKFCRLGIPVTPDEIVTSRDAAISGLGSGLWGCITAPADDLSDIDATICRLGDSVRDFDRVDSFLFLSTAAWTDARQDILARSLRTRPRPLIVANADLVAPREGGFSLEPGYYAHLLADANLGQLTYFGKPYPQVHQMIEATLPDTPPHRIIMCGDTLHTDILGAAARGWRTVLVTRDGLFAGTDTDSFCQRSAIHPDWRTERI; translated from the coding sequence ATGGATAACGTAGCAAGTATTTTTGACCGTTATGAGACAGTCCGCCACCGCATGCCCAAAGCCCGCTTTGGCGCGACAACCAAGGCGGTCGACTCGCTTCTTGATATTGCACCGGATGCAGACGCGTTCGTTTTCGACGCCTACGGCGTGCTGAATATCGGGGAAACGCCCATCGCAGGGGCCGCGCAGCGCATCGAACAGTTGCGCGCGGCTGGCAAGGCCATCCGCATCCTGTCCAATGCAGCAAGCTACACCCATGACGCCGCGACAGAAAAATTCTGCAGACTGGGCATTCCCGTTACACCGGATGAAATTGTCACCAGCCGCGATGCCGCCATATCAGGGCTGGGATCAGGGCTTTGGGGGTGCATAACCGCCCCGGCAGACGACCTTAGCGATATTGACGCCACGATATGCCGGCTGGGCGACAGCGTGCGCGATTTCGACCGCGTGGACAGCTTTCTTTTTTTGTCGACTGCGGCATGGACAGACGCCCGTCAAGACATCCTTGCGCGCAGCCTGCGCACCAGACCGCGCCCGTTGATCGTGGCAAATGCAGACCTTGTCGCCCCGCGCGAAGGCGGCTTTTCACTGGAACCGGGCTATTATGCGCATCTGTTGGCCGATGCCAACCTTGGCCAGCTGACCTATTTCGGCAAACCCTACCCGCAGGTTCACCAGATGATCGAAGCCACATTGCCAGACACCCCGCCCCACCGGATTATCATGTGCGGCGACACCCTTCATACCGATATTCTTGGCGCCGCAGCGCGCGGCTGGCGCACGGTATTGGTTACCCGCGACGGGCTTTTTGCAGGCACGGATACGGACAGTTTTTGTCAACGCAGCGCAATACACCCCGATTGGCGCACCGAACGGATCTGA
- a CDS encoding ATP-binding protein translates to MYDAATTALIAALPHPVLLVDMAGGVVKANPPATELFGARIAGAQIRAHLRQPEVAGMLDRVLGGVPEGSASFVSSSGSRETVWHVIARHVGDGTVVLSLGDVSDIEAAEAQRRDFVANVSHELRSPLTVLSGFIETLQGPAGDDPGARAEFLGIMADQAERMTGLVSDLLSLSRVESAEKIRPRTPVSIDMVLKATLAALRPQIEAAQLSISYQVPDDIADVPGDYDQLVQVFHNLIENALKYGFSGGRIEVAAQQMPAMPGFEGAVLRVSVRDFGEGIDPVHIPRLTERFYRVDKARSRDSGGTGLGLAIVKHILSRHRGRLVIRSAQGEGTIFDAVLPCGPPQN, encoded by the coding sequence ATGTATGACGCGGCGACAACTGCGCTGATCGCGGCCCTGCCGCACCCGGTTTTGCTGGTGGATATGGCGGGGGGTGTTGTGAAGGCAAACCCGCCCGCCACCGAATTGTTCGGCGCGCGCATTGCAGGTGCGCAGATCCGTGCGCATTTGCGCCAGCCGGAAGTTGCGGGAATGCTGGACCGTGTGCTGGGCGGGGTGCCTGAGGGGAGCGCAAGTTTTGTCTCCTCCTCGGGCAGTCGCGAAACGGTCTGGCATGTGATCGCGCGCCATGTCGGGGATGGCACGGTTGTGCTGTCGCTGGGGGACGTGTCCGATATTGAAGCGGCGGAAGCGCAGCGCCGTGATTTCGTCGCCAATGTCAGCCATGAACTGCGCTCTCCCCTAACGGTGCTGTCGGGGTTTATTGAAACATTGCAGGGACCGGCAGGTGACGATCCGGGCGCGCGCGCGGAATTTCTGGGCATCATGGCCGATCAGGCCGAACGCATGACCGGCCTTGTTTCGGACCTTCTGTCCCTAAGCCGTGTCGAATCCGCCGAGAAGATACGCCCGCGCACGCCGGTGTCCATCGATATGGTGCTGAAAGCCACGCTTGCCGCCCTGCGCCCCCAGATAGAGGCTGCGCAACTTAGCATTTCCTATCAGGTTCCTGATGATATAGCCGATGTTCCGGGCGATTATGACCAACTGGTTCAGGTGTTCCACAACCTGATCGAGAATGCCCTGAAATACGGCTTCAGCGGCGGTCGTATAGAAGTGGCGGCGCAACAGATGCCGGCAATGCCCGGTTTCGAAGGGGCCGTATTGCGCGTCAGTGTGCGCGATTTTGGCGAAGGTATCGATCCTGTCCATATTCCGCGCCTGACCGAAAGGTTCTACCGCGTGGACAAGGCGCGGTCGCGTGACAGTGGTGGCACGGGGCTGGGACTGGCGATTGTCAAACATATCCTTAGCCGACATCGCGGGCGGCTTGTCATCCGCTCGGCGCAGGGTGAAGGCACCATATTTGATGCCGTTCTGCCCTGTGGCCCGCCACAGAATTGA
- a CDS encoding ABC transporter substrate-binding protein: MTRHTLTATLLAGATALTALPASAQTELTMYYPIAVGGALTQVVDGLIAEFHEAHPDIRVNSIYAGNYDDTRVRVLSAIASGDSAPLSVLFSIDALDLIEQEMIIPFDQVLETDEEREWLDSFYPGLMANGQIDGQTWGVPFQRSTIVAYYNKDMFSAAGLDPEAPPANWDELVSMGLALRETGPYGIMIPSTGYPYWMFQALATQNGMELMNGDGTETYFDDPAVIEALEYWVSLSAEHDIMPSGTVEWGTLRQAFLEGQTAMMWHTTGNLTAVRDQAGFDFGVAMLPEKVRPGSPTGGGNFYLFEGASDDEYRAALTLIRFLTDAERAAQWSIATGYVGVSPAAYETDVLRAYAEEFPPAIVARDQLEYSVAELSTYEGARVRDALNTAIQSALTGSATPADALTQAQGIADRLLTPYR; encoded by the coding sequence ATGACACGTCATACCCTGACTGCCACGCTGCTGGCCGGTGCCACAGCATTGACCGCGCTGCCCGCCAGCGCACAAACCGAACTGACCATGTATTACCCCATCGCGGTCGGCGGTGCGCTGACACAGGTGGTCGACGGGCTGATTGCCGAATTCCACGAGGCCCATCCAGATATTCGCGTGAATTCCATCTATGCGGGCAACTATGATGATACGCGCGTGCGCGTTCTGTCGGCCATTGCATCGGGCGACTCGGCCCCGCTGTCGGTGTTGTTTTCCATTGATGCACTGGATCTGATTGAACAGGAAATGATCATTCCCTTCGATCAGGTTCTGGAAACCGATGAAGAACGCGAATGGCTGGACAGCTTCTATCCCGGCCTGATGGCCAATGGCCAGATCGACGGGCAGACATGGGGCGTGCCGTTCCAGCGTTCAACCATCGTTGCCTATTACAACAAGGATATGTTCAGCGCCGCAGGTCTTGACCCTGAAGCACCACCCGCCAACTGGGACGAGTTGGTCAGCATGGGGCTGGCACTGCGCGAAACCGGCCCTTACGGCATCATGATCCCGTCCACCGGCTACCCTTACTGGATGTTTCAGGCACTGGCCACGCAGAACGGGATGGAGTTGATGAACGGTGACGGCACCGAGACCTATTTCGACGACCCCGCCGTGATAGAGGCGCTGGAATATTGGGTGTCGCTGTCGGCAGAGCATGACATCATGCCATCGGGCACGGTCGAATGGGGCACATTGCGTCAGGCGTTTCTGGAAGGGCAGACCGCAATGATGTGGCACACCACCGGCAACCTGACCGCTGTGCGCGATCAGGCCGGTTTTGATTTCGGCGTTGCCATGCTGCCCGAAAAAGTTCGCCCCGGTTCGCCCACGGGTGGCGGCAACTTCTATCTGTTTGAAGGGGCCAGCGATGATGAATATCGCGCCGCCCTGACATTGATCCGGTTCCTGACCGATGCAGAACGCGCCGCGCAATGGTCGATTGCCACAGGTTATGTGGGTGTCAGCCCTGCGGCCTATGAAACCGATGTCCTGCGCGCCTATGCCGAAGAATTTCCGCCTGCGATTGTTGCGCGCGACCAGCTGGAATATTCGGTGGCGGAATTGTCCACCTATGAAGGGGCGCGGGTGCGCGATGCGCTGAACACCGCAATCCAGTCCGCGTTGACAGGTTCGGCCACGCCCGCGGATGCGCTGACACAGGCGCAAGGCATCGCCGACCGTCTGCTGACCCCCTACCGCTAA
- a CDS encoding DeoR/GlpR family DNA-binding transcription regulator yields MASKKIRRCDLIQQVVQERGGISVGALADMLGVSMQTIRRDLDTLCDDGTMRRVHGRIELAEDRLNTPFDQRAGTNLVGKRAIAEVAAGMIPDGATLFLSIGSTALSVARALHRRRELTVITNNLSAAMALSEEVSNRIILPGGELRLPDRDFIGEEVVSFFGRYRAEYAVFGTAGVDIDGGLSEFHQAEVRASERMRQNAQTSVLVIDRSKFGRHAPSIGCAITEVDHVICDRPPAADFAALIEDLGDRIVFSEEREME; encoded by the coding sequence ATGGCGTCAAAAAAGATCAGACGGTGCGACCTTATCCAGCAGGTGGTGCAGGAACGCGGGGGTATCAGCGTGGGCGCGCTGGCCGATATGCTGGGTGTGTCGATGCAAACCATCCGCCGCGATCTGGACACGTTATGCGATGACGGCACCATGCGCCGCGTTCACGGGCGCATTGAACTGGCGGAAGACCGGCTGAACACGCCTTTTGACCAGCGGGCGGGCACCAACCTTGTGGGCAAACGCGCCATTGCCGAAGTGGCGGCCGGAATGATCCCTGATGGCGCAACGCTGTTTTTGTCCATCGGGTCGACCGCGCTGAGCGTGGCGCGCGCCCTGCATCGCCGCCGCGAACTGACCGTCATCACGAACAACCTGAGTGCGGCAATGGCCCTGAGCGAGGAAGTCTCGAACAGGATTATCCTGCCGGGCGGGGAATTGCGCCTGCCGGACCGCGATTTCATCGGCGAAGAAGTGGTGTCCTTCTTTGGCCGCTACCGCGCCGAATACGCGGTTTTCGGCACCGCAGGTGTGGATATTGACGGTGGCCTGTCAGAATTCCATCAGGCCGAAGTGCGCGCATCAGAACGCATGCGCCAGAACGCGCAAACATCGGTTCTGGTCATAGACCGCAGCAAGTTTGGTCGCCACGCCCCGTCCATCGGCTGCGCCATCACCGAGGTGGACCATGTGATCTGCGACCGCCCACCGGCTGCGGATTTTGCTGCATTGATCGAAGACCTTGGTGACCGGATCGTGTTTTCAGAAGAAAGAGAAATGGAATGA
- a CDS encoding ABC transporter ATP-binding protein: MTDPFVHVDSVEKRWNGQLGVEDISLSIPRGSFVALLGPSGCGKSTTLRLLAGLEVPDSGRIIIDGRDVTASPAAERGLSMVFQSYALFPHLDVAENVLFGLKVRRVPRAEQRSKLAQALEMTGLTGLEKRKPGQISGGQRQRVALARAIVAGHPLCLMDEPLSNLDAKLRHSVRRDIKKLQRDLGMTVIYVTHDQTEAMSMADMVVLMKDGRIEQFGKPVDLYETPASIFVAEFVGSPPMALVESGVMPAELERSDKQVVYGIRPEHLDLAEPGSGLMQAVITHCEYMGSETFLSFEVPGTSGLTVRLPGEVRRSVGEAAGLTFDRANLHVFDKNTGYRLPR, translated from the coding sequence ATGACCGACCCTTTCGTTCATGTCGACAGTGTCGAAAAGCGCTGGAACGGCCAGCTTGGGGTCGAGGACATTTCACTGAGCATTCCGCGCGGGTCTTTTGTGGCGTTGCTGGGTCCGTCGGGTTGCGGCAAGTCGACCACGCTGCGCCTGCTGGCGGGGCTGGAGGTACCTGATAGCGGCAGAATTATCATTGACGGGCGCGATGTGACCGCAAGCCCTGCCGCAGAACGCGGCTTGTCGATGGTGTTCCAGTCCTATGCGCTGTTTCCGCATCTGGATGTCGCCGAGAATGTGCTGTTCGGCCTGAAGGTGCGCCGTGTGCCGCGCGCCGAGCAGCGCAGCAAACTGGCGCAGGCGCTGGAAATGACCGGCCTGACCGGATTGGAAAAGCGCAAGCCCGGCCAGATTTCGGGCGGGCAGCGCCAGCGGGTTGCACTGGCGCGCGCCATTGTCGCGGGCCATCCGCTGTGCCTGATGGATGAACCCTTGTCCAATCTGGACGCGAAATTGCGCCATTCCGTGCGGCGCGACATCAAGAAACTACAGCGCGATCTGGGGATGACCGTCATTTATGTTACCCATGACCAGACCGAAGCCATGAGCATGGCCGACATGGTTGTGCTGATGAAGGATGGCCGGATCGAACAGTTCGGCAAACCTGTCGATCTGTATGAAACCCCTGCCAGCATCTTTGTTGCGGAATTTGTGGGCAGCCCGCCCATGGCGCTGGTTGAATCCGGCGTTATGCCTGCCGAACTGGAACGCTCCGACAAGCAGGTGGTTTATGGCATTCGCCCCGAGCATCTTGATCTGGCCGAACCGGGGTCGGGCCTGATGCAAGCAGTGATTACCCATTGCGAATATATGGGGTCGGAAACATTCCTGAGTTTCGAGGTTCCCGGCACAAGCGGGTTGACAGTGCGCCTGCCGGGCGAAGTGCGCAGATCGGTCGGGGAGGCGGCCGGTCTGACGTTTGATCGCGCGAACCTTCATGTGTTTGACAAGAACACTGGCTACAGACTGCCGCGTTAG